The Brassica napus cultivar Da-Ae chromosome C1, Da-Ae, whole genome shotgun sequence DNA segment aaatatcagaccaaaggcaagggcgtggttgatgaagaaggacaagatgaggctgcacaagccattccagatgattcacaaccccatcagctactcccatcagactccagccagtacaagctgcaagagcttccaccgaacgccacttcgcgccagcaacaacattggagagatcagagcataaagacaaacaacgacatgctacacaagatctgggctgccatttcacgtatcaggccgtgtcgttgccaaaaggatgatgtagttcatcgggacaactctccatccagctctggttcgggttcgagtggtacacacatggtaagaaagaggtccaagagacccaacgatgcaggaacatctggagcaggagacgaggagtaggagctatcaccggctattttattttcttttctattctaacgttttatggtcttattttctgttaattttgaactgagtttttttttaggtttcttaattatgagttcgtatttcttttacatggtttctttgttttatttggttgtgttttgtgtagcttttaattcgtattcagctttgccttgctagataaaccaaataactattatccaggaaagaggttatatcaagtgttcctcggaatttcctcggtatttcttaaaaaaaaaaaataataagttcaatggtagtctgtttccgagtcatcatcaccagatgaatctgaatctggatcttggtgaaactctccaattactggttcatcctctacgtgaacgacggcttcctctccaaagtcggttaaatcgactacaaggccaactccagctaaatcttctgctgcactacagttgccggatgtgcttggttgtagtgggtcttccagctcagaacttccctgaactcggcctctcgggttgagtcttgtaacagtaacccatggatcatctctgttccttacccgggggtacttgatataacaaacctgtaacatttagaaaaattataaattaatacacatgatgatgaatcattctgaataattaacatttaattacctgatcggcctgggaagcaagaatgaaaggatcataatattgcagctttcgcctcgaatttactgatgtaacaccaaatgcatctgttctcacacctcgatctggggtgttgtcgtgccaatcacaatagaaaacagtacagcgcaatccaaccatgcccaaatacttgatttccaaaatctcatgtatgtgtccgtagtatacatcatctcctgatgcagaacaaacgccagcatcataagtcgtactcgaacgtctcctcttctgagttgtgaatgcatatcctcgagtacaaaatctcggatatgacttcacaacaaagtttggtccaacgaccatctcacgtatccaatcgtcaaatgtttcacctctggccaaaccagcagacacctattaatagcacatatatatatatatatatcaataaatgtgaattagtataaatatgtgataaaatatattttaatttgtttaaagcactcacataagtaaacatccatccagtaaattctctctgcttcatttcttctagttcgtcctctgtggcgtatctatactcgaaccgcttttctgccatgaaaatcctgtatatgatgacaataatgtaattaattaagatttaaatttcaacttgttaaaataaaaatttgtaagctcatttatttacctctcatattgaagaacgtcttcgcagttggtgagcaaatatgtttgcaaatgactgcgctcctgctcagtaagtcgacggtcctttggttttccgctaagtcgtccaacgtctgtgaaaatgtctggaaccgtaacatgatatgttgcccgttcgcctctatcatcatgccgagcaggtcttctgtttttggtctgaacttctgctggaaagtagtactcggcaaagtttgaagtttcttcattgatcatctgtgcgactatagaaccttccaccctacttaaatttttcaccatcttcttcaaatggaacatataccgctcatacagatacatccatctatactgcacaggaccaccaagttccaattctcttgccaggtgaataacaagatgctccataacatcaaaaaatgagggaggaaatatcttctcaaggttgcactgaatcacggctatgttagtcttcaaattttcaataccttcaagagtcactgatctcgtgcataaatcgcggaagaaaccacttatccctgcaattgcttcatgaacatttcgtggtaatatttccttgaaggcgaacggaaggaggcgctgcatcattacatggcaatcgtggcttttcaagccagtaaactttccttcctttctgtcgatacagttacgcaaatttgatgcgtaaccgtctggaaattccacatcgtttgaaatccaatcaaagaacgcatcttttcccgctgcatcaagtcggtatatgggaaaaggagccctaccattctcatcaacatgaagttctgaacgagcacatatatcgactaaatccagtcttgacttcaaattatcctttgttttaccttgaacattaaggatcgtgttcatgagattgtcaaaaaagttcttctcaatatgcatgacatctaaattatgccttagcagatgatcctcccagtatggcagatcccagaaaatactttttttgtgccagttatgtagttctccaacagcatctaccggaaaacgctcatgtccaccgacttctggcgtcctttctgcaccaaaatctcttagttgtatcttcaaatctttcccacaaatttccggaggtggactgtcaaacaccctcttgttcttcgtaaacaaattcctactcctacgatatggatgatcaggtggtaggaatctcctgtgacagtcaaaccaacacgttttccttccgtgctttagttggaaagcatcagtgttatcttgacaatatggacatgatagccttccatgcgttgtccatccagacaacataccatatgctggaaaatcacttattgtccacattagtactgcccgcatttgaaagttttctttacacgaaacatcgtatgtttcagcaccttgagcccatagttgttgcaactcatatattagtggctgaagaaacacatcaagtgatctcttaggatgctctggtccgggaacgagaatcgagagaaacaaaaactctcgtcgcaagcacaagtttggggggaggttgtatggtgtaagaatgacgggccatagagaatactgtcttccactcttgccaaacggactgaaaccatcagtacataatccaaggtagacatttcttctctcatacgcaaagtcgggatactttgattggaaatgcttccacgcttttgcatctgaaggatgtctgatctcaccatctgttgagtgctccgcatgccatctcattggttgcgctgtgcgttcagacagatacaacctctgcaacctttccgtcaaaggtaaataccacatccttttatatggcactggaactcttccaattgtatctttataacgaggctttccacaaaatttgcatgtaacccgctgttcatccaccctccaataaatcatgcagttgtcgctgcatacatctattacctgatacgataaaccaagaccagctacgagtttctgaacctcgtagtatgaaccaggagctacattatcctcgggtagaataccttttacaaaatcagcaatcgcatccacacagtcttcagccaaattataatctgttttaatgcccatcaatcttgtagcagatgataaagctgaatgaccatctctgcaaccttcgtacaatggttgctttccagcatccaacatatcataaaatctcctagcttctgcattgggtaaatcttcccctctaaaatgatcatttaccatctgctcagtacctacaccataatctacatccgttctaattggttcttctaatctaaccgctggctgaggttcactagtactaccatgttcataatcagtttccccatgatgataccaaattttgtaacttcgtgtaaacccactcaaatatagatgagtccaaacatcccactctttaataacctttctatttttacaattagagcaaggacatcttaacatacctgtttttgcttccggttgtcggtgaactaaccccatgaattcagttatacctcgttggtattcttccgtaagcaatctcgtgttcggatccaaatgaggtcgatcgatccaagaacgaaaataatttgaagaagacatattttttatgaatcaaattcgtgtgtaaatagagtaagagggaggatgaagatatgaagtgaatgaagaggaagaggagtgcttgtatttatagtttaaatcctgccgacataccgaggaaattccgacggaattccgacggacaaaactagttcgtcggaatttcctcggaattttgtaaaatcccccaacggctctccaacggctataatatttcctcggaattcatcggttttttccgaggaacagagttttcctcggaatttcctcggaatattccgacggactgtagtttcctcggaattccgtcggtatattccgaggaaattccgaggaaacccaattttgtgtttcctcggaatttcctcggaaattcctcggtatattccgaggatttcattttccgtcggaatgtccgtcagaatatcgctgttttcttgtagtgagaggCCGGAGGCGAAGAATTGATTTCCAAATCCAAGACTGTTGTTTCTCCACATCAAAACTCCAAATGCTTTCGCCTTTTAATCTATTTCTTTTCGTCCAGTAGGCCCATAGAGATTCATTATCACAGTGGAGCAACCATATCAGTTTGAGAGAAAGAGTTTCATTCCAAGTAGCGAGGTCTCTCAAACCTAAACCACCTTCAGATAGAGGCAATCAAACTGATTTCAAAGAAATTTTTGCTTTAGCCCTGCTTGTAATATTACCATTCCATAGAAACTTTGAACAAAGGGATTCAATTGCCTTGATGCAACCTGTCGGTAATATGAAGCTAGAGAACCAGAAATTCAGCATACCATTGATGACAGTAGCTAGAAGTTGCCTTCGGCCTGCATACGAGAGGGCTCTGGTTGACCAGGATGAGAAACGCCTCTTAAGCTGGTCCATTAAGGGTCTGTAATCACATATCCGGAGCTTTCGGTGCATTAATGGAAGGCCTAGGTACCGAAAAGGCAGCAAGCCAAGAGAGAAGCCAAGGCTGAATAAGTCTGAGGCTTCTACCGGGCTCAATCCTGCTACAAAAAGTTCCGTTTTTTGGCGATTCATTGAGAGACCCGACCAAGCAGAGAAGCTTTCTAGTGTTTCTGCAATACGTTCCAAAGAACTGTACTCACCATCAAAGAAAACCATAATATCATCAGCGAAAGCAAGGTGAGTCACTTCCGGATTAGTAGCTAGAGGGTGGTATCCAATGAGACTGTTAACATAGTCCTTGTTGAGAAGCTGTGCCAGAACTTCCATGGCTAGAACAAACAAATAAGGAGATAGGGGATCACCTTGACGAAGACCGCGAGTACCCCTAAAGTATCCTCCAAGCTCGCCATTTACTGCCACTGAGAAGCGAGTCGTTGTGATGCATTGAGAGATCAGTTGAATAAAGAACTCTGGGAACCGTAAGGCTCGCAGGATAAGGACTATGAAGCTCCAATCAAGAGAATCAAATGCCTTCTTTAGATCAACCTTGAGCATAGATCGCTTGGAGATATTCTTCCAGTTGTAGCCTTGGATTAACTCTGTTGCCATAAGGACGTTTTCAACAAAAAGCCTTCCTGGGATGAACGCAGATTGCGTGTTTGAAATCACCGATGGCAGTACCTGTTTCAGCCTTTTTGCAATAATTTTGGAGATGGCTTTGTACGTTGTGTTGCAGCATGATATGGGCCGGAACTCAGAGACAAGTGTAGCATTTTGTTTCTTCGGGATAAGGGTTAAGATCGTTGAATTCCATTGCTGGAGCAGCTTACCCGAAGTGAAAAATTCCTGTACTGCCATAATCATATCTCCTCCGACAGTTTTCCAATGAGAAGTGAAGAATTCAGCAGGATACCCATCTGGCCCGGGAGCTTTGTTCTTGGGCAGTGAGAAGAAGACATCTTTAATATCTGAAGGGGAAACAGGAGCTAGAAGCGCTTCAGACACATCAGGAGGGCATCTATAATCGAGAAGCTGAGAGATATCTTCCAAAGTGGAAGTAGTTGGAGGTGAATATCTGCTAAGCAAATTCTCATAGAAATCCAGAACATGATTCATTATCCCTGCCTTTGTGTCAATAATATTACCGAAATCATCCTTGAGGAACAAAATCTGATTAATAGAGTTCCTTGCTCTTAAAAACCGATGATAAAAGGTCGTGTTGGAATCACCTTTGCCTAACCAATTGACATGCGATCTCTGTTGGTAAAAGGATTCTTCTGCCTTAGCAAGCATAGCCCATTTTCCATAAGCTTTCCTCTCCTCCAAACTGGCTTGAGGGGTAGTGAAGGATAGTAGTAACCGCTGACAACAAGTTAGATTATCAAAGGCTTCAGTAACTCTTTTTACGATTCCTGAATAATCTTCTTTGCTGAAGGTCCTGATGACACTCTTTAACTCTTTTAACTTCTTGGATACTCTCAGCATAAAAGTTCCTTCAAATGGTAGAGATCGCCAGCATTCAGAGATGATGGTCTAGAAATCTGGATTATCGTTTAACATTGTGTACTTGAACGGGTGCTTCAGCTTTGGCTTGGAGGCGTCTAGGAAAATACAGCACGGGCTGTGATCAGAGATACCCGGGTCTCCAAATACACCCAGTGAATCAGGGAAGCTTGAGAGCCAAAGATCATTCACCAAAATTCGATCTAGCTTTTTGGAGATGACTGAGAGACCTTGGTTATTCGACCAGGTGAAGGAATTACcacaatatggcagatccaaaAGAGCTGCTGATATCGTACAGTTCAGGGAGTCCCTCATACCTCGAGTAGAATATGCAGCAGAGGTAGAGGAGTTCTCGGTAGCATCCAGAATCTGATTGAAATCGCCAACAACTGCCCACAGAGATGAGGCAATAGGAGCATAAGTAGATAAGTAAGAGAGCTCTGACCATAACTCCCTACGAAATTTCCTGCAGTTGGAGCCATATACCAGAGTGACAGCAAACTCCATAGCAACAAAAGGAAGCCGGACAGAGCAGGAGATACATTGGAGCGACTTGTGTAACACCGAAACAGTGACTGAAGGGTGCCACAGAAGCCAAATCTTTCCTAAATCCGAGAATTCATAATTACATTCGTAATGCCATCCTGGGAAAACTTTGTTTATGATAGACACAGCCTTGATACTACTGACATGTGTCTCCAACAGACCTCCAAAAATTGGCTTATTAATCCGAAACCATTTCCGAAAGCCGCTAtgctttattttattattgaaacCCCTAATGTTCCAacaaaaaatatccataaaggGGTGAAAAATCAGAGGTTTAAAGGGTCTCTGCCCCTAGCATTACGCTTAGCTTGCTTCTTAGACCTTTGGGAAATGACGCGAATATACTGGTCATCCTCATCATTTGGGTTGTCCTCATCATTGGAGATCCCTTCAGAATCAGGATCCGGTTCCTCGTCTTCTGAAGTGCCATTAGAGGAGATAATAGGTGACTCAGGGTTCTCAGGTCGCAGATCAACAAAAAGCTTTCCTGAGGAGGCATCATACTCATTGAGAGTGGCTATTTGACGTGATGACCCAATCGCAGGAGGGTTATTACTAGGAGGATTAGCATGGATCATGTTGTCCGCTCGCTCCCAACGGTGAGAGGCAGGGGGTTTTCCTTTAGATAAGATTGGAACAGACCTCTTCTTGCTCTTTGTATCTGAACATAAAGGTCCAACAATAGGGTACTGACTCGGAATAGGAGCCTTACCATTATCGTTACCACTAAACTTGTTGGAGTTTGTTCTGGTACAAGCCTCAGTGGCGTGTTTTACAGATCTGCA contains these protein-coding regions:
- the LOC106383683 gene encoding uncharacterized protein LOC106383683, giving the protein MEFAVTLVYGSNCRKFRRELWSELSYLSTYAPIASSLWAVVGDFNQILDATENSSTSAAYSTRGMRDSLNCTISAALLDLPYCGNSFTWSNNQGLSVISKKLDRILVNDLWLSSFPDSLGVFGDPGISDHSPCCIFLDASKPKLKHPFKYTMLNDNPDF